GTCCGCACCTGATCATGAACCTGCCGCGCCGACAGACAGCCGGTCGCCAGCCAGGGCGACAGCCGGGTAGAGAACTCGGCGCCCAGCAGGCCATTGCGTGTCTGTTTATAACGAGCGATGGCGCCACTGTGCCAGAGATAGTGATCGAGTCGCGTCTGAGCGGCTTCCTCGCCGCCCTGAAAACGAAAATCGCCACGCGGGTCGGGGCGCCAGGCGGCGGCCTCCTCACAGACATGCTTAAGAGGCGGCAGGCCTCGAGGCGCTTTCTCGGGCCATAGCGGCAGCGTAATCGGCGCGGGCTGAGCTGGCGGTACGCTGCCTTCCGCTTCCATACGCCGGCGAAAGGCCGAGAAACTGCCCGGCAGTTCCTCCAGGGCAAAGGGCAGCGCCTGCTCGTCGAACAGGGTACCGCCCTGGCAGCGACGAAGTTTGCAGCTCGCCGGCAGTTGCTCGGTGAGCCTTGTCAGGTCGGTGGCCTCGTCATGACCTGCGGCGTCACGCACGTGGATGCACGAGACGCCTACTGGGGCAGCAAGTTCGGCAATCACCGCCGGCGGATCACCGACGCGCACCAGTAGATCCCCTCCCCGTTTAAGAAGCTCGCCACGCAGGGCGATCAAACTCTGCCAGAGAAAGCACAGCCGGGCTGCACCGATGCGACGCGAAGATAGACCTGGCGCAAGGGGCGAAAGCCAGCGTTCGTCGAGCACGTAGACACACATCAGGGAGGCCGGCGGCGAGTCAAAGTGGAACAGTGGGTTATCGGCCAGGCGCAGATCATCGCGCAGCCATACCAATTCAGGGTTCATGCCGACCGCCTGGCGCGACGCGCCTCTCGGCGGCAGCGTTCGCTGCAATGTTGCACCTCGTCCCAGCAGCGAGCCCACTTGCGCCGCCAGCGAAAGGGGCGCTCGCACTGGCGACAGGTCTTGACGGGAAGCGCAGCCTTGCGTCGCATGCCATCACCTTAGGAAGTGCCAAGAGGCAGGTCGATAAATTGGACAAATAAATTAATTCGTATAGGTATTGTACACCAAAATATAGGTAACGTACCCGACATCTCCAACGGCGGGCGCAAACCGCTAGCATCATCAATGCCACCGGCCCCACCCACCGATGCCAGAACCGGCAGCGCAGTGGAGCTAATGCAAGACAGACAAGCGTTGATGATTCAAGGCGATAAAGCGGTTAGCAGCACCTGCGTCGAGCGATCCTTTACGCTAGAGTAGGGCGGCGTCTGGCCCTGAGATGGATCACGCCATGCCGCCAACGCCGGCCCAGTGGGCTTGCCTTGGCGAATGACAACGGGTATCACCCCAATTTCCCCGGACCCGCGCAGGACGAACGATCGATGACATTGCTCTGGATTCCCTTGCTGACCCTGCTGGGCGTGCTGGCTCCCATGTGCCTCGAGCGATATGGGCGCAACCTGTGCTCCCTGGGCACGGCCACGCCACCGGCTATTGCACTGCTGCTGACCCTGACCCTGGTACCGGCTCTCTCGGCCGGCGAGGTGCCCCGCATTGCCATCAGTTGGATTCCCCAACTGGGGCTGGATCTGGCCTTCCGCCTGGACGGCCTGTCGCTGCTGTTCACTACGCTGATCCTGGGCATCGGCCTGCTGATCATCCTCTATGCGCGCTACTACCTGGCGCCCGAGGAGCCCTTCGGCCGCTTCAATGCCTACCTGATGCTGTTCATGTTCTCGATGGTCGGCATCGTCATGGCCGACAACCTGCTGCTGCTGTGGGTGTTCTGGGAGATGACCAGCCTGTCGTCCTTCCTGCTGATCGGCTTCTGGTCGTCCCAGAGCGATGCCCGCAAGGGGGCACGCATGGCGCTGACCGTCACCGGTGCCGGGGGCCTTGCGCTGCTCGCGGGCCTTTTGCTGATCGGCGACATGGTCGGCAGCTTCGACATGGGGGTGGTGCTCGATAGCGCTGACGTCATCCTCGCTGACCCGCGCTACCCGGTCATGCTGGTGCTGGTGCTGATCGGTGCTTTCGCCAAGTCGGCCCAGTTCCCCTTCCAGTTCTGGCTTCCCAATGCCATGGCCGCCCCGACCCCAGTCTCCGCCTATCTGCACTCGGCCACCATGGTCAAGGCCGGCATCTTCCTGCTGGCGCGCCTGCATCCGGCGATCGGCGACAGCGCCATGTGGGGCTGGCTGGTCACGCTGACCGGCATGACCACCTTCCTCTATGGGGCCTGGTTCGCGCTGCTCAAAACGGATCTCAAGGGTATTCTGGCCTTTTCCACGGTCAGCCACCTGGGGCTGATCACCGCGCTGTTGGGCATCGGTAGCCCGATGGCGATCCTTGCCGCGCTCTTCCACATTCTCAACCATGCCACCTTCAAGGGTGCGCTGTTCATGAGTTCGGGGATCATCGATCACGAAGCAGGCACCCGGGAGCTTGCCAAGCTGGGCGGACTGCGCCGGGCGATGCCGGTCACCGCCCTGCTGATGACCCTGGCGGCAGCTTCGATGGCCGGGGTGCCGCTGCTCAACGGCTTCCTGTCCAAGGAAATGTTCTTCAAGGAGACGCTGGATGCCGGCCTGCTCGGCGGGCTGGGGTGGCTGCTGCCGCTGCTAGCGACCCTCGGCGGGGTACTGTCGGTGGCCTATTCGCTGCGCCTGGTACATGCGGTTTTCTTCAAGCCGGCCAAGACCACGCCGCCTAAACATCCGCATGAGCCACCGCGGCTGATGCGAGTGCCGGTGGAATTGCTCGTCATGCTATGCGTGGCAGTGGGCCTGTTCCCGGCGATGCTGGCCACCGGCCTGCTGGATCTCGCCGCCCAGGCGGTGCTGGGCGAATCGCTCGACTTCAAATTGGCCATCTGGCATGGCGTCAATGCGCCCCTGGCGATGAGCATGATCGCGCTGGCGAGCGGTGTTGCACTCTACGGCGTGCATGCCTCGATCCGACGCTTCGTGCGTCAGTTCGCCAACACCGATGCGCGAATGATCTTCGAGAGCAGCATCCAGCGCCTGGTGGCACGCAGCCAATCGCTGACCGCACGCCTTGAGAACGGCTCACTGCAGCGCTATATGAGCCTGCTGCTGGGCGCGGCGCTACTACTTGCCACCCTGGGCCTCCTGGAGCTGCCGCAGTTGTCGGGCGGAAAGCTAGAGGGCGAGCTTGACGGCGTACTGATGCTTGGCGCGGCGCTGCTGATCTTCGGCGCCCTGGGGACCGTCGTGACCCATCGCTATCGCCTGGTTTCGCTGCTGATGCTGTCGGTGGTGGGGCTGGTGGTTTCATTGACCTTCGCCCGCTTCTCGGCTCCCGACCTGGCGATGACCCAGCTCTCAGTCGAGGTGGTGACCATGATCCTGCTGATGCTGGCGCTGTTCTTCCTGCCTCAGAAGACGCCACGAGAGTCTTCGGCCCATCGCACCATTCGCGACATCGCCTTGGCCGGCGCACTGGGCATGGTCGTGGCAAGCCTCAACTATGCAGTGCTGACTCGCGAGGTCGACAGCATTTCCCGCTTCTTCATTGATAACAGCGTACCCGGCGGCGGCGGCCATAACGTGGTCAACGTCATCCTGGTCGACTTCCGCGGCTTCGATACTCTCGGCGAGATCACGGTGCTGGCGATCGCCGGTCTCGCGATCTTCAAGCTGCTCAATCGTCTGCGGCTGTTCATGCCCCACAGCGACGCCGAGGGCCGCGTCTGGTCAGCGGACCGTTACCCGATGATCCTCACCAGTGTCTCCCAGTGGCTGCTGCCGCTGGCGCTGCTGGTCTCGGTCTTCATCTTCCTGCGCGGCCACAACCAGCCCGGTGGTGGCTTCATCGCCGGCCTGGTCACCGCGGTGGCGCTGATTCTGATCTACATGGCGCGGGGCGTGGAATGGACCCAGAGCCGTCTGGACTTCCCTTACCAGCTGGTGGCCATCGGCGGCGTTGCCGTGGCGACGCTCACCGGGCTTGGTAGCTGGCTGTTCGGCCGTCCCTTCCTGACATCCGCCTTCGGGCACTTCAAGCTGCCGCTGATCGGCGAGTTCGAGCTGGCCACCGCCATGCTGTTCGACCTCGGCGTCTATCTGGCAGTGGTCGGTGCGACCCTGATGATCCTTGCCAACCTGGGCAAGGTGACCACGCCGCACCGCCCGTCCAAGGATGCCCAGCCCGCCACCAGCAAGGAGAAAAGCTGATGGAAAGCCTGTACGCCATCACCACAGGCATCCTCACCGCCTGTGGCCTCTTCCTGACCCTGCGCGGGCGCAGCTTCCCGGTAGTGGTCGGCCTGACGCTACTGTCCTACGCGGTCAATCTGTTCCTGTTCTCGATGGGTGGGCTGACCACCAATGGCGCCGCCATTCTCGACGGCAGCGGCAACTACGCTGACCCGCTGCCCCAGGCGCTGGTGCTGACCGCCATCGTAATCGGCTTCGCCATGACCGCCTTCGCGGTGATCCTGGCCATGCGTGCCCGCGGCGACATGGGCAATGACCATGTCGATGGCCGTCAGGTCGACGAGCCGCGAGAGGAGCGCCGCTGATGCTGCAACATCTGATTGTCCTGCCCGTCGTGCTGCCACTCGTCAGCGGTATTCTGCTGCTGATCAGCCGCCACGGCAGCACCTCTCTCAAGCGAGTGCTGGGCATCGGCAGCACCGCCCTGCTGCTGGCCGTCGCCATCGCACTGGTCGGCAAGGCGACCGGCGGCGAGGTCTCCTACTATGCGCTGGGCGACTGGCAGCCGCCCTTCGGCATCGTCATGGTGCTCGATCGCCTCTCGGCGCTGATGATCCTGCTGACCGCCGTGCTGGCGCTTGGCTGCGTGGTCTTCGCCAGTGCCGGCGACGATGAACAGGGCAGCAACTTCCATGGGCTCTTCCAGCTGCAGCTGATGGGCATCAACGGAGCCTTCCTGACCGGCGATCTGTTCAACCTCTTCGTGTTCTTCGAGGTGCTGCTGCTGGCCTCCTACGCACTGCTGATGCACGGCGGTGGCAAGGGACGCATCCAGGCAGGCCTTCACTATGTGGTGCTCAATCTGGCGGGCTCGGCGCTGTTCCTGATCGCGGTAGGCGTGCTCTATGGCGCTACCGGCACCCTCAACATGACCCACATGGCAGTGCGCGTAGCCGAGCTCGAGGGCGAGCGCGCCGGGCTGGTCAGCGCCGGCGCGCTGCTGCTGCTGGTGGTGTTCGGCCTGAAGGCGGCGATCCTGCCGCTGTATTTCTGGCTGCCAAAGGCCTATTCCTCGGCGCCAGCACCAGTGGCTGCGCTGTTCGCGATCATGACCAAGGTCGGCATCTACGCAATTCTCAGGGTCTACTCTCTGATCTTCGGCGATCAGGCGGGTCCGCTGGCCGCCATAGAGCAGCCCTGGGTGTGGTGGCTGGCGCTGGGCACACTGGCGGCGTCCGCGGTCGGCGTGATGGCAGCCCGGGACCTGCGCCTGCTGGTCGCCTACCTGGTACTGGTCTCGGTGGGCACCCTGCTGGCGGGCATCGGCATGCACACCCCCGAAGCCATTGGCGCCCTGCTCTTCTATCTGATTCACACCACCCTGGTCACCGGCGGCCTCTTCCTGCTGGCCGAGCTGATCGGCCTGCAGCGCGGCAAGGCCGGCACCCGGCTGGTCAAGGGGCGCCCGCTGCGCAATGGCGGGCTGCTGGGGGTCCTGTTCCTGATGGGCGGTGCCGCCGTAGCCGGCCTGCCGCCGCTGTCCGGCGCCATCGGCAAGGCACTGCTGATGGTCGCCGCGACGCCGGCACAGCAGCCCTGGCTATGGCCGCTGCTGCTGATCGCCGGACTGTGCTCGCTGGTGGCGCTGTCCAGGGCCGGCTCGACCCTGTTCTGGCGCAGCCACGATGGGGAGCCCAGCGATCGCCCACTGGGCCGGCGCCAGCTGTTCGGCGTGATATGGCTGCTTGGCGCTTCCCCCCTGCTGGTGCTGCTGGCCGGTCCGGTCAGCGACTACACCCAGGCCACCGCAGAACAATTGAGCTCGCCTGCAGTGCAAATCCGTGCCCTGCTGCCTGATGCCGGAGGTGACACATGATCACGCCCCGCTCTTGGCTACCCATGCCGCTACTGTCGGTCCTCTTGCTGGTCGTCTGGCTGCTGCTGGTTAGCAGCGTGTCCTTCGCTCACCTGCTGCTGGGCAGCCTGCTGGCCATCGTCATCCCGCTGCTCAACCGGCGTTTCTGGGACGTTCAGCCTCGCGTCAAGAAACCCTGGCTGCTGGTGCGCTACGGCCTGCGGGTGCTGGGTGACATCATTCGCGCCAACCTGCAGGTGTCCTGGCTGATTCTCAACCCCTGGCGGCGCATGCGTCCGGCCTTCGTCGAGTATCCGCTGATGCTCGAGGACCGGTTCACCATCACGCTGCTGGCCAACACCATCACCCTGACGCCGGGCACGGTATCGGCCAACCTGCGCATGGACAGCCGCACCCTGCTGATCCACGCCCTGGACGCTCCCGATGAACAGGCGCTGATCGACGAGATTCGCGAGCGCTACGAGCAGCCGCTCAAGGAGATCTACGAATGCTAGATACCGCGCTGTGGATCAGCCAGGCGCTGATCCTGATGGCCCTGATGCTCAACGTCTACCGTATGGCTGTGGGCCCGTCGATGCCCGACCGGCTGCTGGCGCTGGACACCATGTATGTCAATTCCATCGCCCTGATCGTGCTGATGGGGCTGTGGCTTAACACCAAGACCTATTTCGAGGCGGCACTACTGATCGCCATGCTCGGTTTCATCAGCACCGTGGCGGTATGCAAGTACTTGCTGCGCGGCGACATCATCGAATAGGCAGGGAGATCCCTATGAACTGGTACGTGTTTCTGGAGGGGGTGATCTCGGTGCTGCTGATCGCCGGCGGCGCCTTCGCCTTCATCGGCTCGCTGGGTATGGCCCACCTGCGAGACTTCTACATGCGCCTGCATGGCCCGACCAAGGCGACCACTCTGGGGATCGGCTGCATCCTCAGCGCCTCGATGCTCTACTTCGGGGTCACCAAGGGCGAGCCGGTGATGCAGGAGATGCTGATTACTCTCTTCCTGTTCATCACCGCCCCAGTGTCGGCCCACCTGCTGGCCAAGACCGGCCTGCACCTGAAGCTCAAGCATGCCGACAAGACCCGCGGCCGACCCCACGAAATCCACACGGAAGACGCCAACGAGAAGCCGGTACTGCACCCGGACAAGGGCCACTGAGCGCCGCCCGCGTCAGCCATCCGCATCAAAAAGGCCCCGGACGATATGTCCGGGGCCTTGTCGTTCACGGGGGCCATGAAGCACTGGGCGTGGCAAAACTGCGCTTGGCAAGACTGGGCTTGGCAAGACTGGGCTTGGCAAAAAGGCCTAGAGCCAGCCGCCGAGCTCCTGCCTGGCGATCGCCGTAAGCACATCGATATGCGCCTCGTCGGCGTTTAGGCAGGGCACATAGGTGAAGGTCTCGCCGCCGGCGGAGAGGAAGGCCTCGCGGATTTCCTGCTGCACTTCCTCGAGCGTCTCGACGCAGTCCGAGGCGAAGGCCGGCGAGATTACCGCGATGTGCTTTTTGCCCGCCCGGGCAAGCTCGGCCACCTTGTCAACGGTCGCCGGCCCGACCCATTTCTCGGGGCCGAACTTGGACTGGAAGGCGGTCACGATCTCATCGTCCGCCATCTCCAGATGTTCCTTCACCAGCCGCGTCGTCTTCTGGCATTGGCAATGGTAGGGATCGCCATCGAGCAGATAGCGCTCGGGCACCCCATGATAGGACGCCACCAGCACCTCGGGGCGGCCACCCTGATCGGCCTGGGCCCGGTCATAGGCCACCTGGATCGAGCCGCCCAGGGCCGCGATATAATCCGGCCGATCGAAGTAGGCCGGCACGGTACGCAGCGCCGGCTGCCACTTCAGCGTCATCAGGGTACGAAAGACCTCATCGTTGGCGGTGGCGGTAGTCGGCGAGCCGTATTGCGGGTAGAGCGGAAAGAACAGCAGCCGCTCGCAGCCCTGCTCATGCAGCCGGCGAATCACGCTGTCGGTCGAGGGGTTGCCATAGCGCATGCAGAAATCGACCACCACCTCATCGCCGAAGGCCGCCTCGAGGCGCTCGGCGACTTTTTCGGCCTGTTCGCGGGTAATGGTCAACAGCGGGCTCTCGTCGCGCTCGGTGTTCCAGATGCTTTGATAGGCCTTGCCGGAGATGAAGGGGCGGCGAGTCAGGATGATGCCCTGCAACAGCGGCTGCCACAGCCAACGGGAGTAATCGACCACCCGCTGATCGGAGAGAAACTCCGACAGATAGCGGCGCATCGACCAGTAGTCGGTGGCATCCGGGGTGCCCAGGTTGGCCAATACCACGCCCACCTTCTTGCGCGGCACCGGCGGATGATCGGCGCCGGCATGAGCAAGGCGCCCTTCGCCGGGCTGTTCGAGGGTGGCGGTGGGCGAACGGGGACTGGCTGCGGACATCGTGGAATCCTTGTGACGTAACCGACTGATGGATCGACAGCTTATCAAAGGGATGCCATCGAGAAGAATGCAGTTATACTATCATCCATATTTGTATAACTTCAGGTCAATATATGTCTAAGCCGCTGATCCTGGTGCTGGGTGATCAGCTCAGTCCGTCGCTGGCGAGTCTTCAAGACCTGCCGGACAGCGCCGTGGTGGCGCTTTGCGAGGTCGACGAAGAAGGTCGCTACGTGCCCCACCACCCGCAGAAGATCGCGATGATGTTCGCCGCCATGCGCCACTTCGCCATCGAACTCGAGGCATCGGGCGTACAGGTGCATTACAGCACTCTTGACGATGACGACAATTGCCAGCAGCTGCTCGCCGAGGCCGAGCGAGTGGCCGCCCTCCATGGCTGCGACGAGATCCGCGTGGTCCGCCCCGGTGAGTGGCGGCTGCATGCGGCCATTCAGGCTCGCGCAACTGCGGGTCAGTCCCTCGCCAATGCGAGTGGCGAAGGTGAAAGGGGCGAAAGTGGCGAAAGTGGCGAAAGACAGCATACCGCCCTGCCCTGGCGGCTAATCGAAGACGACCGCTTCTTGACCACACCAGCGGACTTCAACGCCTGGGCCCGGGGCCGCAAGACCTATCGCCTCGAACACTTCTACCGGCATCTTCGCAAGCGCAGCGGGCTGTTGATGGAAGACGGCCAGCCCGCCGGCGGCCAGTGGAACTTCGATCACGATAACCGCGAGCCGCTGCCCGAGCATCTCGCCTTTCCCGCGCCGCCGACCCATGAACACGACGCCACCACCAAGGCGGCACTGGAGCTGGTGGCCTCGCGGTTCGGGGAGCATTTCGGCTCTCTCGACACATTTCACTGGCCGGTGACCAGGACACAGGCACTTGCCGAACTTGAGCATTTCCTCAACGCCTGCCTGCCGGACTTCGGCCGCTATCAGGACGCGCTGAGTGACCAGGCGCCCTTCCTCTTCCACTCACGGCTGTCGGCGGCGCTGAACCTGGGTCTGCTGTCGCCCGTCGAGGTCTGTCAGTCCGCCGAGGTCGAGTATCGCGAAGGGCGTGCGCCACTCAACTCGGTGGAGGGCTTCATCCGCCAGATTCTTGGTTGGCGAGAATATGTGCGAGGGCTCTACTGGACGCGCATGCCCGACTACAAGCGCAGCAACGGCCTAGGCGCCAAGCGTGACTTGCCGGCCTTTTTCTGGACCGGCGACACCGAGATGCGCTGCCTCAAGCGGGCCATCGAGATGACCCGCGATCACGCCTATGCCCACCACATTCAGCGGCTGATGGTCACGGGTAACTTCGCCCTCCTCTGCGGGGTCAAGCCGGAAGCCCTCTGCGACTGGTATCTGGCGGTGTATGCCGATGCCTGTGAATGGGTCGAGCTGCCCAACACCCTGGGCATGGTGCTGCATGCTGACGGCGGCCTGATGGGCTCCAAGCCCTACTGCGCCTCGGGCAAATACATCGATCGCATGGGCGATCACTGCAAGCACTGTCGCTATGACCCAAAACACGTCACCGGCACTCATGCCTGCCCCTTCAATAGCCTCTATTGGAATTTCATCGAAGCGCACCGCGACGTCCTGGCCGACAACCCGCGCATGAAGCTGATCTATAGCTCACTTGGCCGCATGAAAGACGAGAAGCGTGAGGCCATGCGCCAGCAGGCCGACGCCTTCCTGGCGCGCCTGGACACGGCGCCCGCCTATGGGCGAGGCCAGCACCTGGCAGGCTATCGTGACGCCGATAGCTCAGCCCCCACCACCTCCCAGGAGCCTTCCTGATGTCCCCAACCGCCCCGTCACCCCGCCATGCCGTCTCCCCCGTGACGCTCTTT
Above is a window of Halomonas sp. I5-271120 DNA encoding:
- a CDS encoding Na+/H+ antiporter subunit C, which codes for MESLYAITTGILTACGLFLTLRGRSFPVVVGLTLLSYAVNLFLFSMGGLTTNGAAILDGSGNYADPLPQALVLTAIVIGFAMTAFAVILAMRARGDMGNDHVDGRQVDEPREERR
- a CDS encoding Na+/H+ antiporter subunit G, translating into MNWYVFLEGVISVLLIAGGAFAFIGSLGMAHLRDFYMRLHGPTKATTLGIGCILSASMLYFGVTKGEPVMQEMLITLFLFITAPVSAHLLAKTGLHLKLKHADKTRGRPHEIHTEDANEKPVLHPDKGH
- a CDS encoding monovalent cation/H+ antiporter subunit D; this translates as MLQHLIVLPVVLPLVSGILLLISRHGSTSLKRVLGIGSTALLLAVAIALVGKATGGEVSYYALGDWQPPFGIVMVLDRLSALMILLTAVLALGCVVFASAGDDEQGSNFHGLFQLQLMGINGAFLTGDLFNLFVFFEVLLLASYALLMHGGGKGRIQAGLHYVVLNLAGSALFLIAVGVLYGATGTLNMTHMAVRVAELEGERAGLVSAGALLLLVVFGLKAAILPLYFWLPKAYSSAPAPVAALFAIMTKVGIYAILRVYSLIFGDQAGPLAAIEQPWVWWLALGTLAASAVGVMAARDLRLLVAYLVLVSVGTLLAGIGMHTPEAIGALLFYLIHTTLVTGGLFLLAELIGLQRGKAGTRLVKGRPLRNGGLLGVLFLMGGAAVAGLPPLSGAIGKALLMVAATPAQQPWLWPLLLIAGLCSLVALSRAGSTLFWRSHDGEPSDRPLGRRQLFGVIWLLGASPLLVLLAGPVSDYTQATAEQLSSPAVQIRALLPDAGGDT
- a CDS encoding cryptochrome/photolyase family protein → MSKPLILVLGDQLSPSLASLQDLPDSAVVALCEVDEEGRYVPHHPQKIAMMFAAMRHFAIELEASGVQVHYSTLDDDDNCQQLLAEAERVAALHGCDEIRVVRPGEWRLHAAIQARATAGQSLANASGEGERGESGESGERQHTALPWRLIEDDRFLTTPADFNAWARGRKTYRLEHFYRHLRKRSGLLMEDGQPAGGQWNFDHDNREPLPEHLAFPAPPTHEHDATTKAALELVASRFGEHFGSLDTFHWPVTRTQALAELEHFLNACLPDFGRYQDALSDQAPFLFHSRLSAALNLGLLSPVEVCQSAEVEYREGRAPLNSVEGFIRQILGWREYVRGLYWTRMPDYKRSNGLGAKRDLPAFFWTGDTEMRCLKRAIEMTRDHAYAHHIQRLMVTGNFALLCGVKPEALCDWYLAVYADACEWVELPNTLGMVLHADGGLMGSKPYCASGKYIDRMGDHCKHCRYDPKHVTGTHACPFNSLYWNFIEAHRDVLADNPRMKLIYSSLGRMKDEKREAMRQQADAFLARLDTAPAYGRGQHLAGYRDADSSAPTTSQEPS
- a CDS encoding K+/H+ antiporter subunit F, whose protein sequence is MLDTALWISQALILMALMLNVYRMAVGPSMPDRLLALDTMYVNSIALIVLMGLWLNTKTYFEAALLIAMLGFISTVAVCKYLLRGDIIE
- the hemH gene encoding ferrochelatase; amino-acid sequence: MSAASPRSPTATLEQPGEGRLAHAGADHPPVPRKKVGVVLANLGTPDATDYWSMRRYLSEFLSDQRVVDYSRWLWQPLLQGIILTRRPFISGKAYQSIWNTERDESPLLTITREQAEKVAERLEAAFGDEVVVDFCMRYGNPSTDSVIRRLHEQGCERLLFFPLYPQYGSPTTATANDEVFRTLMTLKWQPALRTVPAYFDRPDYIAALGGSIQVAYDRAQADQGGRPEVLVASYHGVPERYLLDGDPYHCQCQKTTRLVKEHLEMADDEIVTAFQSKFGPEKWVGPATVDKVAELARAGKKHIAVISPAFASDCVETLEEVQQEIREAFLSAGGETFTYVPCLNADEAHIDVLTAIARQELGGWL
- a CDS encoding Na+/H+ antiporter subunit E, which produces MITPRSWLPMPLLSVLLLVVWLLLVSSVSFAHLLLGSLLAIVIPLLNRRFWDVQPRVKKPWLLVRYGLRVLGDIIRANLQVSWLILNPWRRMRPAFVEYPLMLEDRFTITLLANTITLTPGTVSANLRMDSRTLLIHALDAPDEQALIDEIRERYEQPLKEIYEC
- a CDS encoding DUF2256 domain-containing protein produces the protein MRRKAALPVKTCRQCERPFRWRRKWARCWDEVQHCSERCRREARRARRSA
- a CDS encoding DASH family cryptochrome, with translation MNPELVWLRDDLRLADNPLFHFDSPPASLMCVYVLDERWLSPLAPGLSSRRIGAARLCFLWQSLIALRGELLKRGGDLLVRVGDPPAVIAELAAPVGVSCIHVRDAAGHDEATDLTRLTEQLPASCKLRRCQGGTLFDEQALPFALEELPGSFSAFRRRMEAEGSVPPAQPAPITLPLWPEKAPRGLPPLKHVCEEAAAWRPDPRGDFRFQGGEEAAQTRLDHYLWHSGAIARYKQTRNGLLGAEFSTRLSPWLATGCLSARQVHDQVRTWELDHGACESSYWVIFELMWREYFHWVARKEGGLLFGPRTLPEPPPAFHDWCRGETGVPFIDAGMRELASTGWQSNRMRQNVASFLVHDLGIDWRLGAAWFEHCLIDFDVASNWGNWGYVAGVGREASRGRYFNVLWQAQHYDPAGDYVSHWRPELERLAEGEARHQPWRAAPDAFPAPCVIPDAWGDALMALPSSTGDSSLVDSATVDTPPFDAARET
- a CDS encoding monovalent cation/H+ antiporter subunit A, which produces MTLLWIPLLTLLGVLAPMCLERYGRNLCSLGTATPPAIALLLTLTLVPALSAGEVPRIAISWIPQLGLDLAFRLDGLSLLFTTLILGIGLLIILYARYYLAPEEPFGRFNAYLMLFMFSMVGIVMADNLLLLWVFWEMTSLSSFLLIGFWSSQSDARKGARMALTVTGAGGLALLAGLLLIGDMVGSFDMGVVLDSADVILADPRYPVMLVLVLIGAFAKSAQFPFQFWLPNAMAAPTPVSAYLHSATMVKAGIFLLARLHPAIGDSAMWGWLVTLTGMTTFLYGAWFALLKTDLKGILAFSTVSHLGLITALLGIGSPMAILAALFHILNHATFKGALFMSSGIIDHEAGTRELAKLGGLRRAMPVTALLMTLAAASMAGVPLLNGFLSKEMFFKETLDAGLLGGLGWLLPLLATLGGVLSVAYSLRLVHAVFFKPAKTTPPKHPHEPPRLMRVPVELLVMLCVAVGLFPAMLATGLLDLAAQAVLGESLDFKLAIWHGVNAPLAMSMIALASGVALYGVHASIRRFVRQFANTDARMIFESSIQRLVARSQSLTARLENGSLQRYMSLLLGAALLLATLGLLELPQLSGGKLEGELDGVLMLGAALLIFGALGTVVTHRYRLVSLLMLSVVGLVVSLTFARFSAPDLAMTQLSVEVVTMILLMLALFFLPQKTPRESSAHRTIRDIALAGALGMVVASLNYAVLTREVDSISRFFIDNSVPGGGGHNVVNVILVDFRGFDTLGEITVLAIAGLAIFKLLNRLRLFMPHSDAEGRVWSADRYPMILTSVSQWLLPLALLVSVFIFLRGHNQPGGGFIAGLVTAVALILIYMARGVEWTQSRLDFPYQLVAIGGVAVATLTGLGSWLFGRPFLTSAFGHFKLPLIGEFELATAMLFDLGVYLAVVGATLMILANLGKVTTPHRPSKDAQPATSKEKS